The region ACAAATGAAATCtaaaaatgtattgttgttgATTAGGATAGGCCTACAATATTTAAGATAGACAAATAATCTCCTATAAATAAAACAGCTGCATGCGTAAAACCAAACCAAGTTCTACAACAGTACCGTGCAACGGGAAACTCTTGCATAACGAATGTAAGcctatttttattgtatttttttgtctTGACTTTGttttagcaacacacacacagacacaaacaaacacacacacacacacacacaccacacacacacacacagaagcacagacagagaaccacacacacacacacacacacacacacacacacacacacacacacacacacacacacacacacacacacacacacacacacacacacacacactcatgcacacacacacacacacacacaactaagcAATGCATCTTATTTCTAAAACCAAATAAAGTTCAGCTGAGTCCTCTTCCTCGTACCTTGGGCTTGCTGCCCCCGATGGCCCCGGTCGGATGGAGCCCGTCTCCTGGTACCGGCACAGGATCTTGGAGACGCAGCCGTGGGACACGCGGAGCTGGCGAGAGATGACGCACGGTCGGATGCCGTGATGCGCCATCTCCACGATTTTGTGGCGTATGTGGTTCGGGAGGGGTCGGCCGTTTATGAAGACCCCGCCGAGCTGGTTCACTCTCCCTTGTCCTAACGGAGTGGAGACTATAGAAACAGAGAAGCATCACGGCcattacaaataaataacaccAACGTTAGTTAGGCTACTAGAGTTGTTACAACGCGGTCGGCACTCATCCACTCATCAACTTTATTTTGACGCTGAGCTGCGCTGGCGTCTTAAAAATAAAGTTGATTGAGTTCGGCAGCATCTGCACCAGTTCTGCGTTGCATGTTTTCCTGATAGTTTCCACTGGAAATGGACCGAGACGACCTACCTTCTAGAGAGTACCCTCCGCGGGGGTAGTTCTGGTGTGGGGTGGGTCGCATCATCCTGGTTAAGCCTCCTGTTAATGCTGCCATGCCCCCTGACACGCTGTCAGGCAGTTCTGCACAAACTcctctcttctttttctttctgctTTTGTACAGTCGACTTTGTTGTTCTAGtctggtgtgtgcgcgtgagtgtgtgtgtggatgctggTCTGTAAGTCCGTCTCCGGTGGGGTAACAGGTTGCCTAGACAGTTCAGCAacgcagcagcaacagcacaaTCAAAGTTAGGTTTTATTAAAACGTATCC is a window of Gadus macrocephalus chromosome 8, ASM3116895v1 DNA encoding:
- the LOC132463309 gene encoding LOW QUALITY PROTEIN: paired box protein Pax-3-like (The sequence of the model RefSeq protein was modified relative to this genomic sequence to represent the inferred CDS: inserted 1 base in 1 codon), which encodes MAALTGGLTRMMRPTPHQNYPRGGYSLEVSTPLGQGRVNQLGGVFINGRPLPNHIRHKIVEMAHHGIRPCVISRQLRVSHGCVSKILCRYQETGSIRPGXIGGSKPKQTSSPDVDKKIEDYKRDNPGMFSWEIRDKLLKDGICDRNTVPSVSAISRIMRSKFGGICEDEEDDDEIEKRELEENERRAKHSIDGILGDRCK